In the Zingiber officinale cultivar Zhangliang chromosome 5A, Zo_v1.1, whole genome shotgun sequence genome, TTTTTTAGAGAATGTCATAGATCAATTTATATAccagaaggttagtgggagcaataTTTGTTTCCTTATTctctatgtggatgatattttacTTGCAACCAATGATAAGGGTTTACTATATGAGGTAAAACAATTTCTCTCTGAGAACTTTGATATGAAAAATATGAGTGATGCTTTTTATGTCATTGACATTAAGATATACAGAGGCAGATTTCAAGGAATCTTAGGTTTGTCTTAAGATATCAACAAAGTTTTAGAGAGATTTTGGATGAAAATTGTTCATCAAATATATCTCTCATTGTGAGAGGTGACAAATTCACTATGGATTAATGTCTTAAAAAATGACTTTGAAAGAGAACAAATGAAAAACATTCCTTATACTTCTACTGTTGAAAACTTAATATATGCTCAGGTCTGCACTAGACCTGACATTACATTTGTTGTTGGTATGTTgggaagatatcaaagtaattcgGGTATAAACTACTGGGAAGCTGCAAAGAAGGTGATGAGATACCTTCAAGAGACTAAAGACTACATGCTCGTATTTAGACGAGATGAGAATTTAGAAGTGATTGACTACTCTGATTCAGACTACGCTAACTACATTGATTCACGAAAATTAACTTCTCGATAGATTTTTATGCTAGCCAGTGGAGCTATGTCTTGGAGAAATGCGAAGCAAACGTTGATtgccacttctactatggaggatAAGTTTGTATCTTGTTTTGAGGTGACCTCGCATGATGTTAATGAAGAGTTTCATTTCGGGGCTTAAAATTATGGATTTTATTTCTAAGTCATTAAGGATATATTGTGACAATTTAGCTGTTGTCTTTATGGCTAAGAATAATAAAAGTGGGAGTCGAACTAAGTATATCGACATTAAGTATTTAGTCATAAAAGAACGTGTTAGAGATAAGACAGTGGTTATTGAGCACATTAACATTGAATTGATGATTGTTGATCCTTTGACTAAAGACATGCCATCGTTGAAATTTAGAGATAAGTAGAGAGGATGAGATTTGGTTcccttatttaatttttattgttagAACAATTTGATTATCAATGAAACTCAATTATGATATTTTTGTCATATTTGTATACACATTAATTAATTTAAGAAATATAACTAAAGTTGGACCTTGAATAAATATaagatttatttattaagatataTTGAGAAACATGATATTTTCATGATACAATATAATAAATGGAAGATAATACTCGCATTTGGAGGATATATCGCCATGATTCATGTATCTTATATATTTAGTGGATGATTAAATATATATGTATTAAGTGGGAgaatattagaaatattttattttcattataAATCTTTGTGACACATATGATTAAGATTTTATTTATGCACAAAAGTTTATCTTAATAAAAAGGTAATATATTGtaagatttaaatatatataattaattaaaatcttaccttAATATAAATATCATATCTTTTAATATGGTATAATTATTTTATCATATCTTTTAATATGATATGATTATTTCATCATAATTTATCATAATATTGAGGATTGACTCAACGATGATATTGAATCTCTATAAATAGTGGTATCTAGGGTCTCTAAATATCCATACTTTTTTTTAAGAATAACAATATGTTTGGAGTATTTAGAAGGCTTAAAACATTAAGCAATAAAAGTGGTGTCTCAATGTTCTTCAAATATCAATGATTAAAGGtaataatcattttatttttctagattcattattttatttatttagttagtaATTAGTTAGTTAGAAAGATCTATTATTTCTAACATTAATTTCGTGGTCGTTTGGTTGCAATTTTACGTACGGCCACTTTACCTCAAAATTATATTCTGTTGAGTTTAATTTCTATTCATTCGTAGATTATTCTATTAGTTTTTTCCCTATCACAATTTACACGGAAAACCCAATCCTAAAATTTCACATAATTATTTTAGACGAGCTCGATGCACAAGCAAAAAAATGAAACCGGCCCAATTACTAACTTTTGCCAATCATAAATAGCCCGTCACTTTTCTCATGCCGGTGTacataaaaatgaaaataaaataaataaataaataaatgcactCCCTCTTTTCACGCAAAATCATGTGAGCGTCTGGTAAAATTTAATTACGTTTAAATTTCTATATTAAAATGTTTATAATCTCAAGTCCTattatgaatattttaaaaaaatttaatcgtGCTCGACTCTTAatgttattatatttataatttaggTTAAATTATCTATTTGTTTGTAATATATTATGAATATTATGTtagaaataatattaaaaaaaattaatttgcttaaatttatttattttatttattctaatagCCGTACGTTATATGTGCTTTTCCATCCTAATAATAAAATTCCCTGCTTGCTTTTGACTCGGACAATGTTCTAGTTCCTCCCTTGTCCACGCATTTCAGGTAGAGAGAGCCAAATAAAGCAAATCTAATTCAAAGTTAATGAAGATGATAACCGTCGAGCGGCAGCAGGTTGAAATTGCAAATAGTGATTGATCGATCGATTCCAGCAAGATCCGTATTTTCATTATCAATTGAGAGATTAGAGAATAGTTCTGAAGGAATATATAAGAAGAGGAGCATGGCGTCGTCGCACAATCCAACGAAGAAGGCGATCCGTAACTCCGGCGGCGTCGGCTCCGGCGGCTCCGGAAGTAATCAAGGCAACCGGGGCGGCGCGAGCGGGCAATCGGTGAAGTTTGCGAGGAGGACGTCGAGTGGCCGCTACGTGAGCCTGTCGAGGGAGGACATCGACATGTCCGGAGAAATTGCAGGGGACTACATGAACTACACCGTGCACATCCCGCCCACGCCCGACAACCAACCGATGGACGGACTGACGGAGACGGAGTCGGTGGCGCGCAAGGCCGAGGAACACTACGTCTCCAATTCGCTCTTCACCGGCGGATTCAACAGCGTGACCAGGGCGCACGTCATGGACAAGGTGATCGATTCCCAAGTGTCCCATCCCCAGATGGTCGGCGCCAAGGGCTCCTCCTGCGCCATGCCGGCGTGCGACGGCAAAGTCATGAGGGACGAGCGAGGCGACGACGTCGACCCCTGCGAGTGCAGGTTCAAGATATGCAGGGATTGCTACATGGACGCGCTCAAGGACAGGGGGCAATGCCCAGGCTGCAAGGAACCATACAAGACAGAGGAATACGACGACGACGCACCGAACTTCGGCTCCGGCGCCCTATCTCTTCCGGCTCCGGGCAATTCCAAGCTGGCCGAGAACAGAATGTCACTGATGCGTAGCCAGACCGGGGAATTCGATCACAACCGATGGCTGTTCGAGAGCCAAGGCACGTACGGCTACGGCAATGCCTACTGGCCGAAAGATGGGATGTACGAGGAAGATCTGGAAGGAAATGGCATCCCTGATATGGTCGATAAGGGCTGGAAACCCTTGACTAGAAAAATCCCGATGCCTGCCGGAATCATCAGCCCTTACAGGTTACTTATATTTGTGAGATTGGTCGCTCTGGGTTTCTTCTTGAACTGGAGATTGAACCATCCGAATGAAGAGGCGATGTGGCTGTGGGGCATGTCGATCGTCTGCGAGATCTGGTTTGCTTTCTCCTGGATCCTCGACGTCATCCCCAAGTTGCACCCGATCAACAGGGCGACCGATCTCTCAGTGCTCAAGGAAAAGTTCGAAACGGTAACTCCGGCCAACCCCACAGGCCGCTCTGACCTCCCCGGCGTCGACTTCTTTGTCTCCACCGCTGATCCGGAGAAGGAGCCCCCGCTGGTCACGGCCAACACGATTCTGTCGATTCTGGCCATCAACTACCCGGTGGAGAAGCTGGCGTGCTACATATCGGACGACGGCGGCGCGCTGCTCACTTTCGAGGCGATGGCGGAGGCGGCGAGCTTTGCCAACGTTTGGGTTCCCTTTTGCCGAAAGCATGATATCGAACCTCGAAACCCCGACAGCTACTTCAGCTTGAAGGGCGACCCGACGAAGAATAAAAGGCGACCGGACTTCGTGAAGGACAGGCGAAAAGCGAAGAGAGAGTACGACGAGTTCAAGGTGAGGATCAACGGGTTGCCCGACTCCATCAGGAGGCGCTCCGACGCGTTCAACGCGCGAGAGGAGGTGAAAGCGATGAAGCACATCAAGGAGAGCGGTGGGGATCGGACGGAGCCGATCAAAATCGCCAAAGCAACATGGATGGCGGACGGCACGCACTGGCCGGGGACCTGGGCCGCCTCCGCCCCTGAGCATGGTAAGGGCGACCACCCGAGCATCTTGCAGGTGATGCTAAAACCCCCTTCGTCGGATCCGCTGTACGGCATGCCGGACGAGGAGCAAATCATCGACTACTCGGACGTGGACATCCGGTTGCCGATGCTGGTGTACATGTCGCGCGAGAAGCGACGAGGGTACGACCACAACAAGAAAGCCGGAGCCATGAACGCGTTGGTGCGAGCGTCGGCGATCATGTCCAACGGCCCCTTCATCCTCAACCTGGACTGCGACCACTACATCTACAACGCCGATGCGCTGCGTGAGGGCATGTGCTTCATGATGGACAGAGGCGGCGATCGCATTTGTTACATCCAATTTCCCCAGAGATTCGAGGGCATTGACCCCTCCGATCGTTATGCTAACCACAACACGGTCTTCTTCGACGGAAACATGCGCGCTCTCGATGGTGTCCAGgtaaaaaacacacacacacacatctacATGAATCTTTGGATGCGTGTGTATTTTCTAATgagtgtttttttttcctttccctaATGTGTATGTAGGGCCCTGTTTACGTGGGGACTGGTTGCTTGTTTCGACGATTTGCACTCTACGGATTTGATCCTCCGCGAGCAACAGAGTACTCTCGATTGTTCACGAACAAGCACAAGAAGAACACGTACAAAGAGGCTGACTCGGAGTCGCAGGCGCTAAGAACGGAAGACTTCGACGCGGAGCTCGACCCGGCGTTGCTGCCCAAGAGATTCGGCAACTCTGCAGCATTGTCCGAGTCGATACCGGTGGCTGAATTCCAAGGCCGGCCTCTGGCCGACCATCCCGGGGTGAAGCACGGCCGCCCTCCCGGCGCTCTGACGGTTCCACGGCCGCCGCTTGATCCGTCGACGGTGGCGGAGGCGGTTTCCGTCACGTCCTGTTGGTACGAGGACAAGACGGAGTGGGGTGATCGGGTAGGGTGGATCTATGGATCGGTGACAGAGGACGTGGTGACAGGGTACCGAATGCACAACCGCGGGTGGCGCTCGGTGTATTGCATCACAAAGCGCGACGCCTTCCGCGGATCTGCGCCGATCAATCTGACGGACCGCCTCCACCAGGTGCTCCGGTGGGCGACGGGCTCCGTGGAGATCTTCTTCTCTCGGAACAACGCCCTGCTGGCGTCGCGCCGGCTCAAGCTCCTGCAACGCCTCGCCTACCTCAACGTCGGAATCTACCCCTTCACCTCCATTTTCCTGCTCGTCTACTGCTTCCTCCCGGCCTTCTCCCTCTTCTCCGGCTTCTTCATCGTCCAGACGCTGAACGTCACCTTCCTCGTCTACCTGCTCACCATCACCCTCACGCTCATTGCCCTGGCCATCCTCGAGGTGAAGTGGTCAGGCGTCGGCCTGGAGGAGTGGTGGCGCAACGAGCAGTTCTGGCTTATTTCCGGCACCAGCGCCCACCTCTACGCGGTGGTCCAAGGACTCCTCAAGGTCATCGCTGGGATCGAGATCTCTTTCACGCTCACCTCCAAATCGGCCGCAGAAGATGAGGATGACATCTACGCCGACCTCTACTTGGTGAAGTGGACGTCACTCATGATCCCTCCCATTACCATCATGATGGTGAACATAATTGCCATCGCCTTTGGCTTCGCCAAGACGATCTACAGTGAGGTCCCCAAGTGGAGCAAGCTGATGGGAGGAGCCTTCTTTAGCTTCTGGGTGCTGGCTCACCTCTACCCGTTCGCCAAGGGACTGATGGGAAGGAGGGGGAAGACTCCCACCATCGTGTTCGTATGGTCAGGACTCATCGCCATCACCATATCATTGCTCTGGATTGCCATCAGTCCTCCCAAGGGTAGCGATGCCTCTTCCCTTGGTTCCACCTTCCAGTTTCCATGAAATGAAATCTTCCAGTGGATATATATGATTAATATTAGTTGTCagacttaacgacactgttttcTGATATCATATTGCACGATCAGTGTTCGATAGACTAGTAGACTGGGAGATTAAGTATTGTAAAATGATAACTTTGCATTCTGCTATATATGATAAAGAAAGAAAAGCTCGATATACTTGAGCAAACTTCCTTCATGACAAAAGGCCACACTTGCAAACACACTCCTCTCACTTCAACGGCTCCATGTTATATTTCTAGATCCTTAGGATTTATGGTTTAGAGATTTAggatttagatttatatttttttgcaataccgattattaatttttttttaaacaaaaaaaaaaaaccctgaaTCATAAACCCTATATATATAGACCTAAAAATAAAATCCGGAACCGTTGAAGTGAGGGATGGGGATAGGATAACCAACCCTCCTAGCTACTTACTTTCCATAGATTTGCAAATTAATATAAATGCCCTTAAAATATGgaataaattgtatattgatGCAACGAGTATTGAAACTGTCACGAGGATAAAGAAGATTAAAATGACGAAGGTTAAAATGACAGATTAAGTTAGGTTGAAATAGAGAGGTATATAATTATCTCTGGGTAGACAAATCAATCTTCCGGGTCGGTTTGACCCATCAGCCGACCCGATTGGACTAGCTGACCCAACTTGATCGGTCGACCTGACACAATCAGTTGACCCAACCCGACCAGTCGATCCAATCCGTCAGTCTTCCTGCTGGCGGGGTTGAGCCAACTAATCTTTCTGGCAGAACAGATTAAGTTAGGTTAAAATCAAGAAAGGTACATAATTATCTCTGAGTAGACAAATCAGTCTTCAGGTTTGATCCATCGCCCGACCGGACTAGCCAACCCAACCCGATCGGCCGACCTGACCCAACCAGCTGACCTGACCTGACCAACTGATCCAATCCGTCAATATTCCTGCTGGCCGGGTTGAGCCAACTAATCTTCCTGGTAGAGCAAAGCATTTGACACCCCATTCTTTCTGGTCGACTTGAGCCAATCAATTTTCTTAACAGAGTATAGCAGAGCATTCAACCCGTCAGTCTTCCTGACCAAGTCGAGTTAACCAGTCTTCCTGGCAAAGCATAACATCCGACCCACCAATTTTCTTGGCCAGGTTGAGCCAACCAATATCCCTAATAAAGCAGAGTATCCAACTCGCCACTCTTCATGGTCAGGTTGAGCCAACCAGTATTCTTAACAAAATAGAGCATCCGACATGTCAATCTTCCTGATCGGATCAAGCCAACTAGTGTTCTTAGTAGAGCAGAGCTAAGTTGATTTGTAGTTCGCCTGGTGGAGTAGAGCAAAGTAGTCCATTGGGCCCATCAACCCTTTTGTCTTATTTACTAACATCTAGACAAAGGTCACATGACCCTCTGACATCTTTATCTGGACATGATCCTCTAACATCTTTATCTAGACATGACCTCTAACACCTAAATAAGGGTATCATGACCCTCtgaatttttttgttttaacATGACCCTCCTATAAAAAGACTTACCCCCCTCGGGGAGAGAGGAGACTCCTTGCGAtatacatttatttttattatgttctGCACTGTTCATCTTTTTTAGTTTTGGTATAATTAGAAATTGACTTGAGTATCAGAGTGGAAACCGGGGCAGGCCAATCTCTGTTCTAACCCCTCCTTCGCTCTTTCACTCTCCACGGACTCTTCTGGTGACGGGAACAACTCACCCCCTTTTTGATTTCCAGCTCAAAGTCCTTCTGTTGTCAACATTCCTGCCCTCTTATCGACTCGTCTGTCTACTCAGATACTCTGGCTTTGTGTCATCCTTTGGCTCCACGCCATCGCCTCCGGCTCCATCCTATTGTCTCGGGCTCTATGCTTCTTCTAGTTCGCTCTTACGAATTTAGTATGTTTTACATTTAGTTTTTATATTCTTCATTATAatactatttattttttattattaaaaattaacttaaatgttGGAGGAGTAGACAGAGATAGCCctattttattttgtaaacacTATTAACCGAAGACTTTACATCTCGAAAATAGCTCATTATCTCTCCTCCCTCGTGTGATGACAATCAATATTCTAATCAAATCATCTGTTTTTCTATCTAAggttatatatttataaaaaaatccgAACACAGTCTAATTCGACCCGATTGACCATTTCTTCCACGGGTCGGGTCCAATGAGCGATTGCCTACAGAATTGGTTTTCCAAAACTACTTGTCTATTTGTACCTGCTATTTTGTTGGATATGAACTCTGGGTCACTAGGTGGACCAACAAAAGGCAACAACGACAAAGGTAACTGAGTGAGTTACCACAAATACGTAGGCCAATTTTCCTGCGTTCGCATAGACCTCGTATGGGTGCTGGTCTGCACTCTTTACCAAGCCCGGACTGCTGTTTCCTGTT is a window encoding:
- the LOC121982901 gene encoding cellulose synthase-like protein D4 isoform X1; translated protein: MASSHNPTKKAIRNSGGVGSGGSGSNQGNRGGASGQSVKFARRTSSGRYVSLSREDIDMSGEIAGDYMNYTVHIPPTPDNQPMDGLTETESVARKAEEHYVSNSLFTGGFNSVTRAHVMDKVIDSQVSHPQMVGAKGSSCAMPACDGKVMRDERGDDVDPCECRFKICRDCYMDALKDRGQCPGCKEPYKTEEYDDDAPNFGSGALSLPAPGNSKLAENRMSLMRSQTGEFDHNRWLFESQGTYGYGNAYWPKDGMYEEDLEGNGIPDMVDKGWKPLTRKIPMPAGIISPYRLLIFVRLVALGFFLNWRLNHPNEEAMWLWGMSIVCEIWFAFSWILDVIPKLHPINRATDLSVLKEKFETVTPANPTGRSDLPGVDFFVSTADPEKEPPLVTANTILSILAINYPVEKLACYISDDGGALLTFEAMAEAASFANVWVPFCRKHDIEPRNPDSYFSLKGDPTKNKRRPDFVKDRRKAKREYDEFKVRINGLPDSIRRRSDAFNAREEVKAMKHIKESGGDRTEPIKIAKATWMADGTHWPGTWAASAPEHGKGDHPSILQVMLKPPSSDPLYGMPDEEQIIDYSDVDIRLPMLVYMSREKRRGYDHNKKAGAMNALVRASAIMSNGPFILNLDCDHYIYNADALREGMCFMMDRGGDRICYIQFPQRFEGIDPSDRYANHNTVFFDGNMRALDGVQGPVYVGTGCLFRRFALYGFDPPRATEYSRLFTNKHKKNTYKEADSESQALRTEDFDAELDPALLPKRFGNSAALSESIPVAEFQGRPLADHPGVKHGRPPGALTVPRPPLDPSTVAEAVSVTSCWYEDKTEWGDRVGWIYGSVTEDVVTGYRMHNRGWRSVYCITKRDAFRGSAPINLTDRLHQVLRWATGSVEIFFSRNNALLASRRLKLLQRLAYLNVGIYPFTSIFLLVYCFLPAFSLFSGFFIVQTLNVTFLVYLLTITLTLIALAILEVKWSGVGLEEWWRNEQFWLISGTSAHLYAVVQGLLKVIAGIEISFTLTSKSAAEDEDDIYADLYLVKWTSLMIPPITIMMVNIIAIAFGFAKTIYSEVPKWSKLMGGAFFSFWVLAHLYPFAKGLMGRRGKTPTIVFVWSGLIAITISLLWIAISPPKGSDASSLGSTFQFP
- the LOC121982901 gene encoding cellulose synthase-like protein D3 isoform X2 produces the protein MSGEIAGDYMNYTVHIPPTPDNQPMDGLTETESEYDDDAPNFGSGALSLPAPGNSKLAENRMSLMRSQTGEFDHNRWLFESQGTYGYGNAYWPKDGMYEEDLEGNGIPDMVDKGWKPLTRKIPMPAGIISPYRLLIFVRLVALGFFLNWRLNHPNEEAMWLWGMSIVCEIWFAFSWILDVIPKLHPINRATDLSVLKEKFETVTPANPTGRSDLPGVDFFVSTADPEKEPPLVTANTILSILAINYPVEKLACYISDDGGALLTFEAMAEAASFANVWVPFCRKHDIEPRNPDSYFSLKGDPTKNKRRPDFVKDRRKAKREYDEFKVRINGLPDSIRRRSDAFNAREEVKAMKHIKESGGDRTEPIKIAKATWMADGTHWPGTWAASAPEHGKGDHPSILQVMLKPPSSDPLYGMPDEEQIIDYSDVDIRLPMLVYMSREKRRGYDHNKKAGAMNALVRASAIMSNGPFILNLDCDHYIYNADALREGMCFMMDRGGDRICYIQFPQRFEGIDPSDRYANHNTVFFDGNMRALDGVQGPVYVGTGCLFRRFALYGFDPPRATEYSRLFTNKHKKNTYKEADSESQALRTEDFDAELDPALLPKRFGNSAALSESIPVAEFQGRPLADHPGVKHGRPPGALTVPRPPLDPSTVAEAVSVTSCWYEDKTEWGDRVGWIYGSVTEDVVTGYRMHNRGWRSVYCITKRDAFRGSAPINLTDRLHQVLRWATGSVEIFFSRNNALLASRRLKLLQRLAYLNVGIYPFTSIFLLVYCFLPAFSLFSGFFIVQTLNVTFLVYLLTITLTLIALAILEVKWSGVGLEEWWRNEQFWLISGTSAHLYAVVQGLLKVIAGIEISFTLTSKSAAEDEDDIYADLYLVKWTSLMIPPITIMMVNIIAIAFGFAKTIYSEVPKWSKLMGGAFFSFWVLAHLYPFAKGLMGRRGKTPTIVFVWSGLIAITISLLWIAISPPKGSDASSLGSTFQFP